In the genome of Leopardus geoffroyi isolate Oge1 chromosome B1, O.geoffroyi_Oge1_pat1.0, whole genome shotgun sequence, the window TACCTTCTCTTGCAGCCGTTCCAACATGGCGGCAAGATGGGCCTCCCGGTTTTCCTTATTGGATTCCATCTTCTGGGCCAGTTTTTCCTTAGCCATCTTGATGAAATTGTTGTTTTCCTCAATGGCTTTTTGGATCACCTCCCGCTCGTGTTCTCGTTTCTCTGCTAGGTGTTTCAGGAGCTCAGCTTCCTGGTACTAAGGAAGCacgaaagggagagagaggccctTGAAAGTGAGCATACCAGGGTGAATTTTCACCATCATCACTTAAGATTTGCGCACCCAGAACAGATGCCTCCCTGAGCCTGGCACATTGGCAGGAAGCTGAGACACTCTGGATTCTCCCACCATACCCTcagttctttttctcattgccctcttgccttccttccttccttcattccctccttccttccctccctcccttcttccttcactccttccttccctccctccttccttcacaaATATCAAATGATGATATACCAAGTGCCAAGCACTATCCTAACaacttggggaagaaaaaagtctACTAGAGATAAGACATATATATAAGTCTAACCCAGACTAGCATGTGACATATGCCCTAAGAGGTAGAGAGGAAATGCTATAAGAATTCAAGGGAGAAgattattttctccttcaaagACAAAAagcttatggggcacctgggtggctcaataggttgagtgtctgacttcagctcaggtcacgatttcacggttcgtgagtttgagccccacgtcaggttctgtgctgacagcacagagcccacttcagatcctctgtccccctcgctctccgcccctcccctgcttgcactctctctctctctcagaaataataaataaacatttacaaaaaaaaagatgaagagctTCCATAAAGATGGGTCAGAGGAATCAATAGGAAACATGGAAGGCACACAAGGGGGTGAAAGTATACCACACCATGACCTTCTTACCCTTTCCCCAGTTAAGGATCCTTTTCCTTAATTGTTTAGCCTTTCCCTAAATCGTTAGTGTTTGCCAATGTCTTCCTCTTGTCAGTGTGCATATAAGGCCATCTCTTGGGCATATGTAATTCAGTGCCTTATCCCTCTAACCAAACTGTAAGCTCCTAGAGACCAGGTACCTCACTTCTTTGTTTCCCTCAATGGTTGTTCCATTTTCTGCCCTATCCATGGGAGGCACTGCTGAAATATTTGTACATTGGTGGTGacctgacctcagctcagggccACCACCTGTCTTCTCTAAGTCCCTCCGCTCATGCTGAGATAGAGGAAAGAAAGGACAGCACTTACCTTTCTTCGCTCCTCAGCTGCTTCTAGTTTCTTCTGGATCTCTTCCAGTGATGGGTCTCGCCGCCTGGGTAGGGAGGCATTGAACTCGGGGACCCCATCGAAGGAAGGTGGCTTCAGGATGACTTCAAAGGACTGGCCCGAGGTACATTTGTTCAGCTCAATGACTTCCATGTCGGAAATTACACACCAGTTCAGGTCCACTGTGTCTGCTACAGAAAGCAATAAAAGGGGCTGCTCACCCCCTGTAAACTAGATTGGTGCCCCAaaagcatgcacacatgcacatgtatatgGGAGCTCTAGGGTCCCCAAGGCAATCAGTTCTGGGTTGGTCCTGAACTAGGCACCTAAGGTGAATGGGGCTGAAGGGGCTGGTAGCCATGGCAAGGGCTCAGGCTCCAAGAGTAGAGGTCCCAGGCATCGCGGTTTCTAATAATGGCTGTAGCAACtgctttcacttttgtttctgcCACAGGCTCCTACCGTCATTGAGCTCTTGCTCAGATTGTCCTCAGCGGCAGCCAGTGGTTCATttgcccaccacccaccacccgtCCACTCCTTGTCCCACTACCAATCTGATGGCTCAGCCTAttgccacctctcccctgctccctcctaccctgctctcttctttctctccagtcAGCACTGTCTTTCCGCTGGCTTTGATCTTTCCTCCTACACTGTCTCCCACACCAGCCTAGACAGAAAAAACAATCTCAGGTAACCCAAGCACTCCCATCTCTCGTTTCCAAAACAAACCTGTCCCTTCCTTTTAATCCCACGGAAATTAAGAGAtgacctgctccccacccctccctgagcAGAATGTGGCCACTCAGTGCCCCCTGCCAGTGTCCTGGGACCCTGTCACAGGTCCCAGGCAACATGGCTACCGCACAACCTCCTTGGCTGGCTGCAGGGGGAAGTCCTCTCGTTCGCCCCCGCTCTGGACTCCGTCAGAGCATCTCCACCATTCACTAAGGAGACCTATCAACTGTGGAATCCAGTGGTTTGCACTCATCTTCTATTCTAGGTGTTCCCCAAGGGCAGAATCTCTGACTGCCTCACCTCGGCATCTTCCACAGCATccgtttgttaaatgaatgaagaaaagataagatCAGGAGGCAGAGGGCCTGATTCACCTTCAGCTGCTACCTAGTCCCCCGGGCTGCAGCCCCACACCAGCCTTTGCCTGATGCTTAGACCCTCAGAATCAGCTGCAGTGGTTTTACTGGCGCTGGGAAAGAAAACTTGATACGGGGAGGAGAGTTTCATAAAATTGGGACAGGAGCGTGCTACTCGTGGATACGAGCCCAGGAATCCTCCACAAGCTACACCCTCAACTGTGGCCCTCACTTACCTTCGTATTTATAGGATGATTTATTCAGAGGATCGGCCAGAAAACAGGAGCAGAACAAGGACACCAGTGGGAGCTCCTTCATCTTCTCTTTGTAGGCTGCAGAAACACCGGCAGAAGGTGGTGACTCCCTCCTAGTCTCCAGAGTCAGCCTCCGTGTGAGTCTGGGTGCCTGAGCAGCCAGGGGTCACCAGGCTCCACAGCGGCACCTAAACCACCCAAATGTACCCCTTGCCTGGGGATTCAGCCCCCTTTGCCCTGAGCGGCCCATTTTAGGATTCCTGTGTGTGATTCAGATCTACTTCTGTCCACCTTAGTAGAACCTGACCCTTCCAGAGCACCCAGATGACCCCATCTTCTCCTGAGTACATTGTTTCCCTTCTTCGTACCGAATGCAGAATGCCCTCAGGTAAAGACCACAAACCCCAACCTGGCGCCCTGGACCTAGTTCTCTGTCTCCTCACACTTGCCCAGAATATTCCATTTACTTTGCTCCGAGATGCAGGAAATCCACGCTCCATTTTAGTCCAAGTACTCAGCAGTGCTTCTCTGAATGGTAAAGATGCACACCACCATCCCTCTGGTCTTGCCTCTCCCTGGGTGGCAAGGGCAGGCTGTGAGCCTTCTCTGACCTTCCCAGCACAGGTGCCGGTGCCCATAAAGGCACCCCCACCGTCTAGTCTCTTTGTGTCAGGAGAGGATTTGAAAGCCAAGAAGAGGTCACAAGTTAGAGCTGATATGGCCAAGTCCAGCCCACTATTGCCCTGGCCCCGGCCTGTGATCCTGCCTGTCCCCCCACCACCCTGGGGCCAGTGCACCTTGTTTTAAGCTCCACATGCTCAGGCCCTCTCAGTTCTCAGCTAAACCCAGTGTGGTGCCCAGGCactctccttcttctttccttttacttgctGAAAGCATCATCCAGTGTGAAAATAATATGTGTGcattataaaaagtttttaaaacacgCACAGATGAGTAAAAGAaaagctctggggcgcctggatggctcagtcagttgagtgtccgacttcagctcaggtcatgatctcgcggtccgtgagttcgagccccacgtcaggctctgtgctgaccgctcagagcctgcagcccgtttcagattctgtgtctccctctctctccgcccctcccccgttcatgctctgtctctttttgtctcaaaaataactaaacgttaaaaaaaaattaaaaaaaaaaaaaaagaaagaaaaggtcagcTGTGACCCCACCCACCATCAAGAGATAACGCCTTTTAGTCCTGGGGTATACTTTCTGTCAGTCTTTTACCCTTCTCTGTGTCTATGTaagcacatatatgtgtgtacagaAACACCCCGCCCTACGGTGCCCCGCTGCATAGACAGTTTTTGTACCTACCGGCGAGGGTCATGTTTTCAGGAATGTGAGGGCTGAATCTGGCTGAAAGTCACAGAGTAGGTCTGTCACCAGCTCAGGACGCTGTCACAAatctgagaaagagagcatgttcCCACTGACAGGTTATTCGCATAAGAAAGGTCTTTGCACAACTGGGGAGGGAATCCCAGGATGCACCTGgtctgcccccacctccaggaCCTCTACACACCCACTCTCCCTTTCCCAaacacagacccccccccccctcttccATATTACCGCAAGCAAGTTCAGTTTCCGGGCACTAAGGATAGCTTCATAATTGGCTTTCTAGTCTCAAGCCCCCCTGAGCATCAGACATGGGTTTCCCAAAACTGTACATGTCAAGAGCTGTTCATTTGTCTCTGTGCGGCTCAGTGGCTGGTCAAAGCAAAGGCTGAGGTGAGAGACAAATCTTAAGTCAGAATCGCTTGGGAGGTTTTCACAAAATAACTCTGTGTCCTGAATTTCTCCCTATTCCCCCTCCCAGCCCATTCTGATAGGAGGTGAGAGGGCATTGGACAGAGGCTGTCAAAATCCTAGTTCACATGGCCTCTCACTCACTACCCACCAAACACTCCCTGACCCCGTTTAAGACCAACTATGAGAAGAGACAAATATTATTAAGGAATAATGTCATCACAATGCGGTTGGTACAGAGATGGAAATCTGCACGCAGGATTATTGTGGGAGCACAGAGATGGGGCTTCATGCTCTGCACGAGGCCTGGGGAACCAGCAAGGGACCCCCGGTGTTAGCAGCACCTGCATTGAGTCTTAACTGATGAGTTGGAATTCAGCCTGGAGGGCACTGTGCTAAGGGAGCCATAAGCTGGAGGTGGGGCAGTGTGGTGAGAAATCTCTACGTCTATGGTTGACCAGAGAGTgcaaaagaggagggggaggtgaaacaagagaagcagggagggagaaggtCAGGGACAGTAGGGGACAGACGTCTACTGAAGGCTGCTATGCAAGGGAATGAGGAGTAGCCAGCAGTAAGTAGCCATCATGGGGAACACTTGATCCTTGGCCACTGTGGTGGTTAATTTTTGTGTCCACATGACTGgactaagggatgcccagatagctggtgaGCATTATTTCTGGATGTCTCAAGGACACCCCCTCTCAGGGACAGGTTTGTATTTGAGTGGATAGGCTGAGTAAAGATgaccctccccagtgtgggtgggccttaCTAAATctgttgagggcctgaatagaacagaaggcagagaaagagtgaattCGCTCTCTCTGCTTAAGCTGGACATCcgtcttctcctgccctcagacgCGAGAGCTCCGGTTCTCTGGCCTTCAGACTTGGGCTGGAGTTCTGCCCCCAGCTTTCCTGGGTCCCCAGCTTGTCGGCAGCTGATCGTGgggtttctcagcctccataaccgCGTGAGCAATCCGTCACAATAAATCTCTTTCTGTAtgcatcctattggttctgtttctctggagaatgccGACTAACACAGCCACcctcagtgggctctgtgccagggTGGCATGAGCCAACAGCTTCCCTGCCTGCATCCTCACAAGGCAAAGGACTCTGAGATTGACTCAGAGTCACTTTCCTTCCTTAATGAGGCATATTCCCAATGGGGACTGGGGTCTGTactggctgggggtgggcaggggcgccAACAGGAGCAGCGGGCTCAGCTTTAGGCCAGACCCATGTGGACTCCAACACAGACTTGACCTCAAATTGCACACATTAAATGAGAAATGCATATATACAGCATCCAGCAAAAAGGAGGTACTTAATAAACGTGTTTCCTTTCGTCCGCCTTTTCCATCAGGGTGGCCACCAGCCCCCACACACCTGCTTCAGAGTCACTACCTCTCTGGTCCTCACCATCCCTGCAGTTAAGGACTGTCATTGccatttgaagatgaagaaacagaggttcaGAGGGTTTATGTGGATTGCTCGGGGTCATGCGGTTAGAGAGTTAAAAACACAGCAACTGGAAGCCAGGTCCACCGGCTCTGGTCAAAGCTCTGAAACCAGGTCAAAAGCACTAAGTTCCCTCCAGCAACTTCATGTTCTTTGGAGCCAGGGCCCTGCCATGCCCCGCCCCCTACGCCGTGCAGCACAATAGGCCTCTTTACTCAGAGTCAAGCTGATCCTGACAGTACCAGCGGGTCCCTGAACAGGGCCTGGAGGGGACATCCCTGGTCATGAGGCTCCATTCCACACAATCTCAGCCCACGACTGGGCTGATTGATGAGGTGACTGGGAGGGTGAGAGGGTCCTTGCCAGGAGAGGGAGCCTCATCAGATTTTAACCTAGGTAATGGATCTGACGTAGGGGTCCAAATAAGTGAAGTGAGGCAGAGAAGGGACTCTGAGAAAGAAGGGGGACTGAACTGGGCTTTTTCTCTAGAGGTGGGTGCCTGGAACCAGGGACTGCGCCCCTCAGCCTAAGCTGGGAATGATGATCAAGGCCCTCCACTCTTGGAGCACAGATGACAACTGCCGTCACCCACGTTATCCCAATTAATGTTCACTTGAGGCTGAGTTAACAAGACAGGAATCATCAGCTTCACTTTCAGATGAAGaacctgaggcttagagaaactgaggctcttggctaaggtcacacagctacttgGTGGTAGAACTGGCTCTGGGACCCAGCTCTTCTGACTTGTAAGCTCTTCCCTTTTGGCCAGAGGAGGGACTGGATGCTAGCGGCCAGGTCCTCCATGGTCCTGGAGACTCAGGGAAAGCCGATCTGGCCTGAAGGTACGGTTGAATTACAAATACGAGTGAGTGCTTTCCACACTTCTTGGGAAGATATTGTGCTGGGAGTTATAGAAGCATGAAGAACCAGGTAGAGAACAAAGGTCAGAGAGGCCAAGAAGGAAGACCAGGGCAGGGAACAGGAGACACTCCAAAGATGGGCAGAG includes:
- the STMN4 gene encoding stathmin-4 isoform X3; amino-acid sequence: MTLAAYKEKMKELPLVSLFCSCFLADPLNKSSYKYEADTVDLNWCVISDMEVIELNKCTSGQSFEVILKPPSFDGVPEFNASLPRRRDPSLEEIQKKLEAAEERRKYQEAELLKHLAEKREHEREVIQKAIEENNNFIKMAKEKLAQKMESNKENREAHLAAMLERLQEKDKHAEEVRKNKELKEEASR
- the STMN4 gene encoding stathmin-4 isoform X1, which gives rise to MTLAAYKEKMKELPLVSLFCSCFLADPLNKSSYKYEGWCGRQCRRKDQSQRKDSADWRERREQADTVDLNWCVISDMEVIELNKCTSGQSFEVILKPPSFDGVPEFNASLPRRRDPSLEEIQKKLEAAEERRKYQEAELLKHLAEKREHEREVIQKAIEENNNFIKMAKEKLAQKMESNKENREAHLAAMLERLQEKDKHAEEVRKNKELKEEASR
- the STMN4 gene encoding stathmin-4 isoform X2, whose amino-acid sequence is MTLAAYKEKMKELPLVSLFCSCFLADPLNKSSYKYEGWCGRQCRRKDQSQRKDSADWRERREQADTVDLNWCVISDMEVIELNKCTSGQSFEVILKPPSFDGVPEFNASLPRRRDPSLEEIQKKLEAAEERRKYQEAELLKHLAEKREHEREVIQKAIEENNNFIKMAKEKLAQKMESNKENREAHLAAMLERLQEKEPPAAR
- the STMN4 gene encoding stathmin-4 isoform X4; its protein translation is MTLAAYKEKMKELPLVSLFCSCFLADPLNKSSYKYEADTVDLNWCVISDMEVIELNKCTSGQSFEVILKPPSFDGVPEFNASLPRRRDPSLEEIQKKLEAAEERRKYQEAELLKHLAEKREHEREVIQKAIEENNNFIKMAKEKLAQKMESNKENREAHLAAMLERLQEKEPPAAR